Proteins co-encoded in one Meiothermus sp. genomic window:
- a CDS encoding type II secretion system protein, giving the protein MLIAAVVGVAILTLIAAGLRSSSDSLRFVQNAQLLTEDLRNAGNLVSDYLSTAAFIYPPGTTLTIGSAGGYSVRNPRTNSNTWQIGLDPAIALLQPPRVEGGVEVVKFVMIYPLNRGWVVARASGAENPGPDPANNDKWLLYIYERNLVVGSNRLPNGLPAIMPTTVPGSSGNLLADYVQPGGFVVNFADCLGFDEEGLATPVPCPTTPPVPLRAEHSAVRVRFSLQGEIRQGGRDSRVPASPLRFEAAPRNLPQRLSEISLN; this is encoded by the coding sequence ATGCTGATTGCAGCCGTTGTTGGGGTGGCCATTCTGACCTTAATTGCCGCCGGGTTGCGCAGCAGCAGCGATAGCCTTCGCTTTGTACAAAATGCCCAGCTCCTCACCGAAGACCTGCGCAATGCCGGTAACCTGGTGAGCGATTATCTTTCTACGGCGGCTTTTATATACCCCCCTGGTACAACCCTCACCATTGGAAGTGCGGGGGGTTATAGCGTACGCAACCCGCGCACCAACAGCAATACCTGGCAGATTGGCCTGGATCCGGCCATTGCCCTGCTCCAGCCCCCTCGAGTAGAGGGTGGGGTGGAAGTGGTGAAGTTTGTGATGATTTACCCCCTCAACCGGGGCTGGGTGGTCGCGCGGGCCAGCGGGGCCGAGAACCCCGGCCCCGACCCTGCCAACAACGATAAATGGCTGCTGTACATCTACGAGCGTAACCTGGTGGTGGGCAGCAACCGCCTGCCCAATGGACTGCCGGCTATCATGCCCACCACCGTACCGGGCAGCAGCGGCAACCTGCTGGCTGACTATGTGCAGCCGGGCGGTTTTGTGGTGAATTTTGCCGACTGCTTGGGCTTTGACGAGGAAGGTCTGGCCACCCCGGTGCCTTGCCCGACCACCCCACCTGTACCGCTTCGGGCCGAGCACAGCGCGGTGCGGGTGCGCTTTTCGTTACAGGGCGAGATAAGGCAGGGCGGGCGTGACTCCCGCGTGCCAGCCAGCCCTCTGCGCTTTGAGGCAGCCCCTCGTAACCTGCCCCAGCGGCTCAGCGAAATTAGCCTGAACTAA
- a CDS encoding prepilin-type N-terminal cleavage/methylation domain-containing protein: MRRNAFSLVEVMVALAILSITILMLSYFGSSFSLTRGAQIDTQAQAFARSYFDTLRASWSTRAAFTAGTPPSVALPSSFRNLTVATEDVQTIGTQVVLRRVTLQFTGPQNRAYRFVTEVVGPPQ, encoded by the coding sequence GTGCGCCGTAACGCTTTCTCCCTGGTAGAGGTGATGGTGGCCCTGGCCATCCTTTCCATCACCATTTTGATGTTGAGCTACTTTGGCTCGAGCTTCTCTCTTACCCGGGGTGCCCAGATAGACACCCAGGCCCAGGCTTTTGCTCGCAGCTACTTCGACACCCTGCGGGCTAGCTGGTCGACAAGGGCGGCTTTTACTGCGGGAACACCCCCCTCCGTAGCGCTTCCCAGCAGTTTTAGAAACCTCACCGTTGCCACCGAAGACGTTCAAACCATCGGAACCCAGGTGGTGCTGCGCCGGGTGACCCTTCAATTCACCGGCCCGCAAAACCGGGCTTACCGTTTCGTTACCGAAGTGGTAGGGCCACCCCAGTAG
- a CDS encoding Tfp pilus assembly protein FimT/FimU, giving the protein MSRYSQRGISLVEFLIVLAVLGILLGVGFVSLNAYRQSLVIREAATQVATELLSIRQQARRQSLNFSFQASAGGSTYKVGRTSELALLTSKPLPAGVVFQSVPSGGGSITFMAPYGIVNAANRTFALRGPGNRVLNVHIVGSTGKVVVRAP; this is encoded by the coding sequence GTGAGCAGATATTCGCAAAGGGGCATTAGCCTGGTGGAGTTTCTGATTGTGCTGGCCGTGCTGGGCATCCTGCTGGGGGTGGGTTTTGTCTCGCTAAACGCGTACCGACAAAGCCTGGTCATCCGCGAGGCGGCTACTCAGGTCGCGACTGAACTCCTTAGTATTCGCCAACAAGCCCGCCGGCAGTCGCTCAACTTCTCCTTTCAAGCCAGTGCTGGCGGCAGCACCTACAAAGTGGGCCGTACCAGCGAGCTGGCGTTGCTGACCAGCAAGCCGTTGCCTGCGGGCGTGGTTTTCCAGAGCGTTCCTTCTGGTGGAGGCAGCATTACCTTTATGGCTCCGTACGGTATTGTCAACGCGGCCAACCGTACTTTTGCGCTCCGGGGGCCGGGCAACCGGGTACTTAATGTGCACATTGTGGGCAGCACCGGCAAGGTGGTGGTGCGTGCGCCGTAA
- a CDS encoding response regulator transcription factor, with amino-acid sequence MRLLIADDHPLFRMGLRAALEREGFAVVAEAGDGQEAVKLGLELLPDGVLLDVRMPQMDGIAATRMLRERRYGGLIALLTTFNEPVLVQQAAYAGADAYWSKELPPEALAERLRRLGLGLEPRLRAPELPKLTAREQEVLQWMAQGLSTKEIARHLHISPETVKDHLVRLYEKLEARNRVEALERARSLGLLNT; translated from the coding sequence ATGCGCCTTCTGATTGCCGACGACCACCCTTTGTTTCGCATGGGCCTGCGGGCGGCCCTCGAGCGTGAGGGCTTTGCGGTGGTGGCCGAGGCGGGTGATGGCCAGGAAGCAGTCAAGCTGGGCCTGGAACTGCTGCCCGATGGGGTGCTGCTGGATGTGCGCATGCCCCAGATGGATGGCATCGCGGCTACTCGGATGTTGCGAGAACGGCGCTATGGCGGACTTATTGCCCTGCTAACCACCTTTAACGAACCCGTGCTGGTTCAGCAAGCTGCCTACGCCGGTGCCGACGCCTACTGGTCGAAAGAGCTGCCCCCGGAGGCTTTGGCTGAGCGTCTGCGCAGGCTGGGCCTGGGGCTGGAGCCCCGCTTGCGGGCCCCCGAGCTGCCCAAACTAACCGCCCGCGAACAAGAAGTCTTGCAGTGGATGGCCCAGGGCCTCTCCACCAAAGAAATTGCCCGCCATCTGCACATCTCGCCCGAAACCGTCAAGGATCACCTGGTGCGGCTCTATGAAAAACTCGAGGCCCGCAACCGCGTGGAGGCGCTCGAGCGGGCCCGCAGCCTGGGGCTGCTGAACACATAG
- a CDS encoding DUF4900 domain-containing protein, whose protein sequence is MQPMRDRQGIAIVVALTIILLLSVVSTLMFTRSINDLRTSRDNTAMAQAINLARGGAVAASALMSYEVRASLEGIVRSGNPSLGGISTSDIWYYGGNATQPIASTVAARLALLANTLQTSLNTAICGRNFAPDGSGATVQVRVHFTTAPACGQAFPSSAQLPSGYVVDDDNNPATPLTRQVQGYALPYVMVVTASPGTPYQRNVMVQGEYRFLLSNGSFARYALFTNRHRNRANSSIWFTGNTLFDGPVHTNERFRFSFNPWFGGYVTSAGCTDAGASRCSGSISPGAFFGSGTSSTFLSPGQMTNPNAPSWTSGGITHAPVFEGNPRVNWQEPFIPMPANNQNQRDAANAGGLYLNFDVARITLYAGDASGTRPTCNASGVCTPATSPYQYIEVCRTTACTGSDRQLYRYDASGALYRHNGSWPGVLVRTGFNGMIFADGSINNLTGPARSDASNPNTAPPALASFAQITVANAGSGENIRIQGDLKYQSPACSGTPTRSGSTVTRATCNNLSADNILGVYSQDGDILLGNGTNSSLQDLTIHGVLMTSRGEVAVQNYNSISPRGSIRLQGGIIQYTYGAFGQFNSSTGQMIQGYARQFTYDPRMQDRAPPFFPTTGVVQVSVATPLSFGQREQVY, encoded by the coding sequence ATGCAACCCATGAGGGATCGCCAGGGCATCGCGATTGTGGTAGCCCTGACCATTATTCTGCTGTTGAGCGTGGTAAGCACCTTAATGTTCACACGTTCCATCAACGACTTGCGTACCAGCCGGGATAACACGGCCATGGCCCAGGCCATCAACCTGGCCCGGGGAGGGGCTGTGGCTGCTAGCGCGCTGATGTCCTACGAGGTGCGGGCCAGCCTCGAGGGTATCGTACGTTCGGGGAACCCCAGCCTGGGCGGCATCAGTACCAGCGATATCTGGTACTACGGAGGCAACGCCACCCAGCCCATCGCCTCCACGGTAGCGGCCCGGCTGGCTTTGCTGGCCAATACCCTTCAGACCAGCCTCAATACCGCCATCTGTGGCCGCAACTTTGCGCCGGATGGTTCAGGTGCCACGGTACAAGTGCGCGTGCACTTTACCACCGCCCCGGCCTGCGGCCAGGCCTTTCCCTCCTCGGCCCAGCTTCCTTCCGGATATGTGGTAGACGACGACAACAACCCGGCCACGCCCCTTACCCGCCAGGTGCAGGGGTATGCCCTGCCCTACGTGATGGTGGTCACGGCTTCTCCTGGCACCCCTTACCAGCGGAACGTGATGGTGCAGGGTGAGTATCGTTTCTTGCTATCTAACGGGAGCTTCGCCCGCTACGCGCTGTTTACCAACCGGCACCGCAACCGCGCCAATAGCTCGATCTGGTTTACCGGCAATACCCTGTTTGATGGGCCTGTGCACACCAATGAGCGCTTCCGGTTCTCCTTCAACCCCTGGTTTGGTGGCTATGTGACCAGCGCAGGCTGCACCGATGCTGGGGCCAGCCGTTGCAGTGGCTCCATCAGTCCCGGTGCTTTTTTTGGGTCAGGTACAAGTTCTACTTTCCTATCGCCCGGCCAGATGACCAACCCCAATGCCCCTTCCTGGACCAGTGGTGGCATTACCCATGCCCCGGTTTTTGAAGGCAATCCCAGGGTGAACTGGCAGGAGCCGTTTATCCCCATGCCGGCCAACAACCAGAACCAGCGCGACGCGGCCAATGCCGGGGGGTTATACCTCAACTTCGATGTCGCACGGATCACCCTGTACGCAGGGGATGCCAGTGGGACGCGGCCTACCTGCAACGCCTCGGGGGTTTGTACGCCGGCCACCTCGCCCTACCAGTACATCGAGGTCTGCCGGACCACTGCCTGTACCGGCAGCGATCGCCAGCTTTACCGCTACGACGCCAGCGGGGCGCTCTATCGCCACAACGGAAGCTGGCCCGGCGTACTGGTGCGGACGGGTTTCAACGGGATGATCTTTGCCGACGGCAGCATCAACAACCTCACCGGCCCGGCCCGCTCCGATGCTAGCAATCCCAACACCGCTCCTCCGGCACTGGCCAGTTTTGCGCAGATTACCGTAGCCAACGCTGGTAGCGGTGAGAATATCCGAATCCAGGGTGACCTTAAGTACCAGAGCCCGGCCTGCAGTGGTACGCCCACCCGCAGCGGCAGCACGGTGACGCGGGCTACCTGCAACAACCTCTCCGCCGACAATATCCTGGGGGTATACAGCCAGGATGGGGATATTCTACTGGGCAACGGCACCAACAGCTCCCTGCAGGATCTGACCATTCATGGGGTGCTGATGACCTCGAGGGGCGAGGTGGCGGTGCAGAACTACAACAGCATCTCTCCCCGCGGTTCAATCCGCTTGCAGGGGGGGATTATCCAGTACACCTACGGGGCCTTCGGGCAGTTCAACAGCTCCACAGGCCAGATGATTCAGGGCTATGCTCGCCAGTTCACCTACGACCCCCGCATGCAAGACCGGGCGCCGCCCTTCTTCCCGACCACCGGGGTGGTGCAGGTGAGCGTGGCCACCCCCCTCAGCTTTGGCCAGCGCGAGCAGGTGTACTAA